The nucleotide window TCTGATGGTTGAAGCCCTGATGTAAGCTCATCAAACTTATCAAAGCCGGTAGGCACACCTGTAATATGGCTATCATTTTTAGAAAGGTTTTCAATGAGCTTAAAGGTATGCGAGGTCAAAGCCTTTATAGGGTAAACAGACTGTTTTGTCTTATCCTGCGCTACCTCAAATATTATCTTTTCAGCGTCATCCACAAGGTCGTCTATCTTTTCTCTGCCGTTGTAGCATCTTGTTACTATTTCTGTGGATGAATTTATGAGCTTTCTGAGCAAGGCCTTTTCTCTTACTATCTTTGCATAGTAAACTATATTTGCCGCAGTTGGCGTTGATTCTACCAGTGCGGTCAGATATGAGACGCCTCCCGCAGACTCAAGCGCACCCATATTTTTAAGGGCATCCGGCAGGGTTACAAGGTCTATGGGTTCATTCTCTTTATCCTTGAGAGAACGCATGGCCTTGAATATTTTTCTGTGGGCATCCCTGTAAAAATCCTCTCCGCCAGGGTCTAATATGCCGGTAAGCTTGTCTATGGCATCATTTTCAATAAGGACGGCCCCAAGGACAGATTGCTCTGCTTCTATATTTTGAGGGGGGAGCTTGTGAAGGGATATATCCTGTTGTAGCTGAATTGCCATAAATTAGAGGCTATAGGCAAGAGGCCATAGGCTATGGGGATGTTTACTATACCCATTGCCGATAGCCTATCGCCTGTAGGATATTTATTCTTTTACAACCAAAACCCTGAGATTTGCAGTAACTTCCGTATGAAGTTTTACGGGGACAGTAAAACTGCCAAGGGTCTTAATAGGCTCTTCCAGATGAATCTTTTTGCGGTCTATCTGAATATTATTTTCTTTAAGACGCGCCTCAATATCTATTGATGTAACAGAGCCGAAAATCCTATCTTCCTCGCCGGTTTTTTTGGCAAAGTTTAAAGAAAGCTTTTCTATCTCCTGTGCCAGTTTTTGAGCCTCTTCCTTCTGTTTCTCTGCCTTCTTTTCCCATATCTTTAGCTCTTTCTCAAGAAGTTTAAGGTTTTTTGCTGTAGCCTCTATTCCAATTCCCTGCGGGATCAAATAATTTCTTGCATGACCATCAGCAACCCTGACAACATTTCCCATTTTACCAAGGGAAGGAGTGTTTTTCTTTAATATAATTTCCATTATTTTAATGCCTCCTCTATAGTT belongs to Deltaproteobacteria bacterium and includes:
- the rplI gene encoding 50S ribosomal protein L9 translates to MEIILKKNTPSLGKMGNVVRVADGHARNYLIPQGIGIEATAKNLKLLEKELKIWEKKAEKQKEEAQKLAQEIEKLSLNFAKKTGEEDRIFGSVTSIDIEARLKENNIQIDRKKIHLEEPIKTLGSFTVPVKLHTEVTANLRVLVVKE